One window of the Desulfovulcanus ferrireducens genome contains the following:
- the rpsK gene encoding 30S ribosomal protein S11 translates to MAKPKKSGKKKEKKNIPNGIVHINATFNNTIVTFTDMNGNVVSWASAGMAGFKGSRKSTPFAAQKAAETAARMAQENGMRTVGILVKGPGSGRESAMRAINAAGFKVTFIRDVTPIPHNGCRPPKRRRV, encoded by the coding sequence ATGGCTAAACCAAAGAAAAGCGGAAAGAAAAAAGAGAAAAAAAATATCCCAAATGGCATAGTCCATATTAATGCTACCTTTAATAATACTATAGTAACCTTTACAGATATGAACGGTAATGTTGTAAGTTGGGCTAGTGCAGGGATGGCTGGATTTAAGGGATCAAGAAAGAGTACTCCCTTTGCCGCTCAAAAAGCTGCTGAGACTGCAGCAAGAATGGCCCAAGAAAATGGCATGCGTACAGTGGGAATTTTAGTCAAAGGACCAGGTTCAGGACGAGAATCTGCCATGAGGGCTATTAACGCCGCTGGTTTTAAGGTCACCTTTATCCGTGATGTTACCCCGATACCACATAATGGATGTCGTCCACCAAAAAGGCGAAGAGTGTAA
- the selD gene encoding selenide, water dikinase SelD: MSKKIPLVQTVKAAGUAAKIPPGDLEEILQELNLDQHHPRLILGPEDCEDASIISFPEKKALIQTVDFFTPIVNDPYKFGEIAAANALSDVYAMGGSPLAAMNIVLFPVKKMDKQILAKILQGGLNKIKEAGAIMAGGHSVEDDEIKYGLAVSGVVDPDRFATNKGLTIGDQLILTKPLGTGVLATALKAEFGDIKKIENDLYTWAARLNKFAGQAIEKFRIKGATDITGFGLGGHVLEMARASKVVVEIYSSKVPVLDSAKELAAVGMIPAGSYANKHFCDCSVSIEDGVEPLLIDLIFDAQTSGGLVLAVAKEKVDEVSEFLMAKGDLAEHIGQVVASDAQGGLILRP, encoded by the coding sequence ATGAGTAAAAAGATTCCATTAGTACAGACAGTCAAGGCTGCGGGTTGAGCTGCCAAAATCCCTCCAGGGGACCTGGAGGAAATATTGCAAGAGTTGAATTTAGACCAGCACCATCCACGTCTTATTCTTGGGCCGGAAGATTGTGAAGACGCATCCATTATAAGTTTTCCCGAAAAAAAGGCTCTAATTCAGACTGTGGATTTTTTTACACCAATAGTCAATGATCCCTATAAATTTGGCGAAATTGCAGCGGCCAATGCTTTGTCTGATGTATATGCCATGGGTGGAAGCCCTTTGGCGGCCATGAATATCGTCCTTTTTCCCGTAAAAAAAATGGACAAACAAATATTAGCAAAAATATTGCAAGGTGGCTTAAACAAAATTAAGGAAGCCGGGGCGATCATGGCTGGAGGACATAGTGTTGAAGATGATGAGATCAAATATGGCCTGGCTGTATCCGGAGTCGTTGATCCAGACAGATTTGCAACCAACAAAGGTTTAACCATTGGAGACCAGCTTATTTTGACAAAACCCTTGGGGACTGGTGTCCTGGCTACGGCGCTTAAGGCCGAGTTTGGAGATATAAAGAAAATAGAAAATGATTTATATACTTGGGCCGCCCGTTTGAATAAGTTTGCTGGTCAAGCCATAGAAAAGTTCCGGATTAAAGGAGCTACCGACATAACTGGTTTTGGACTGGGCGGACATGTTCTTGAGATGGCCAGGGCCTCCAAAGTGGTGGTGGAAATTTATTCTTCAAAAGTGCCTGTTTTAGATTCAGCCAAAGAATTGGCTGCAGTGGGCATGATCCCTGCCGGAAGTTATGCCAATAAACATTTTTGTGACTGCTCGGTGAGTATTGAAGACGGAGTTGAACCACTGCTTATTGATCTTATTTTTGATGCCCAAACTTCAGGAGGACTTGTTCTGGCTGTCGCCAAGGAAAAGGTTGATGAAGTTAGTGAGTTTTTAATGGCTAAAGGTGATTTGGCTGAGCACATTGGACAGGTGGTTGCAAGTGATGCTCAGGGTGGCTTAATTTTGAGACCGTAA
- a CDS encoding selenium metabolism-associated LysR family transcriptional regulator, with the protein MDFRRLKAFCKVFEHQSFSRAGHDLYLSQPTISAHIAALETELGVNLFDRTARSVIPTAAAQLLYSRAQEIFQLLARTKQEINELKDNVAGEIIVGGSTIPANYLWPKILANFLEKFPRVCVDLRVEDSNNVCSMVLNGKLDFGVVGGIYEHHDLEHELLMKDHLIFVAPIAMKSKLPPRIVPDSLKDIPWIMREKGSGTRQAMEKALTKSNIDIRDLNIVAMVQSTEALIRCLLAGIGIGVTSKLAVQEYIQSQKMFEVNVEGINLERNFYIINHKRRSLFPAALKLINYTKKHAKELIFA; encoded by the coding sequence ATGGATTTTAGAAGACTTAAGGCTTTTTGCAAAGTTTTCGAACACCAGAGTTTTTCTCGTGCTGGTCATGATTTATATTTGTCTCAGCCAACGATAAGCGCGCATATCGCTGCTTTAGAAACCGAATTAGGGGTGAATCTATTTGATCGTACTGCGCGTAGTGTTATCCCTACTGCTGCGGCACAACTTTTATATTCTAGAGCCCAGGAGATTTTTCAGCTATTGGCCAGGACCAAACAGGAAATCAATGAACTGAAAGACAATGTCGCGGGAGAAATAATTGTGGGCGGAAGCACTATTCCGGCAAATTACTTGTGGCCAAAAATTTTAGCCAACTTCCTGGAAAAATTTCCACGTGTTTGTGTTGATCTCCGTGTTGAAGATTCTAATAATGTATGTTCGATGGTTTTGAATGGCAAATTGGATTTCGGTGTTGTTGGTGGTATTTATGAACATCATGATCTTGAACATGAGTTATTGATGAAGGATCATCTGATTTTTGTTGCCCCAATAGCAATGAAAAGTAAACTTCCCCCCAGGATAGTACCTGATAGTTTAAAAGACATCCCGTGGATTATGCGCGAAAAAGGTTCCGGTACCAGGCAGGCCATGGAAAAAGCATTAACTAAATCTAATATAGATATTAGAGACTTAAATATCGTAGCCATGGTTCAGAGTACCGAGGCCCTAATTCGTTGTTTACTTGCAGGGATTGGGATTGGTGTAACGTCCAAGCTGGCTGTTCAGGAATATATCCAAAGCCAGAAAATGTTTGAGGTCAATGTTGAGGGTATAAACTTGGAAAGAAATTTTTACATTATCAACCACAAGAGGCGCAGCTTGTTTCCAGCGGCTTTAAAACTGATTAACTATACCAAAAAGCATGCTAAAGAACTTATCTTTGCTTAA
- the rplQ gene encoding 50S ribosomal protein L17, with amino-acid sequence MRHRKSGRKLNRTWEHRKAMLRNMARSLITHERIKTTVPKAKELSKLADRLVTLALRGDLHARRQAYKILENHQLVKKLFDEIGPRFQEVKGGFTRVVKFAQPRIGDAAPMAVIEFSRTVETVTEEKSSEENNASEKIEENV; translated from the coding sequence ATGAGGCATAGAAAATCAGGCAGAAAATTGAACCGTACATGGGAGCATAGAAAGGCCATGCTTCGTAATATGGCAAGGTCTTTGATTACTCATGAAAGGATTAAAACAACGGTTCCCAAAGCCAAAGAACTTAGCAAACTTGCAGATCGCTTGGTTACTTTGGCTTTAAGAGGTGATTTGCATGCCAGACGTCAAGCGTATAAAATTTTAGAAAATCACCAACTTGTTAAAAAGCTCTTTGATGAGATTGGTCCACGATTTCAAGAAGTTAAAGGTGGTTTCACCAGAGTAGTAAAATTTGCTCAACCTAGAATAGGGGATGCAGCTCCTATGGCCGTCATTGAGTTTAGCCGGACTGTTGAAACAGTAACTGAAGAGAAGTCTTCAGAAGAAAATAATGCATCGGAAAAGATTGAAGAAAATGTATAA
- the rpsD gene encoding 30S ribosomal protein S4 → MARYTEAKCRLCKREGTKLFLKGDRCYTDKCAYERRAYPPGMHGRIRKKPSDYAIQLREKQKVRRMYGLLEGQFRKYFKIADSKKGVTGANLLILLERRLDNVIYRMGFANSRNQARQLVRHGHFILNGRRVNIPSILVREGDVIEVREKSKKIPVIQEAQEVIARRGLPGWIEVDEKAFKGTIKSLPTREDITFPINEQLIVELYSK, encoded by the coding sequence TTGGCTAGATATACTGAAGCAAAATGTAGATTATGCAAAAGAGAAGGTACTAAATTATTTTTAAAGGGTGACCGCTGCTATACCGACAAGTGTGCATATGAAAGAAGGGCTTATCCTCCCGGGATGCATGGTAGGATTCGCAAAAAGCCTAGTGATTATGCTATCCAGTTACGCGAAAAGCAAAAAGTAAGAAGAATGTATGGTTTATTAGAAGGCCAGTTTAGAAAATACTTTAAAATTGCTGATTCAAAGAAAGGTGTAACAGGAGCTAATCTCCTTATTCTTCTGGAAAGACGATTAGATAATGTTATATATCGGATGGGATTTGCAAACTCCCGAAATCAAGCCAGGCAACTAGTACGACATGGTCACTTTATTTTAAATGGTCGGCGTGTAAATATCCCATCAATTCTTGTTCGTGAAGGTGATGTAATTGAAGTACGTGAAAAAAGTAAAAAAATTCCAGTAATACAGGAAGCTCAAGAAGTAATTGCCAGAAGAGGTCTTCCAGGATGGATTGAGGTTGATGAGAAGGCTTTCAAGGGAACTATTAAGTCCCTGCCGACTAGAGAAGACATTACCTTTCCAATTAATGAGCAACTAATTGTTGAGTTATACTCCAAGTAA
- a CDS encoding DNA-directed RNA polymerase subunit alpha, whose protein sequence is MIIQSSDKLINTRNWSELVKPDQLVRDAKSNDSYGKFICEPLERGFGTTIGNALRRVLLSSLQGAAIVAIKIQGIQHEFTTIPGVIEDVTDIVLNLKQVRFAMTTDEPQKLRLIANEKGEVKASAIQENQNVKVLNPDLHIATLTDDIDFVIDMEVRMGKGYVPAEMHEGLDDQIGVIPMDATFSPIKKVAYSIEQARVGQMTNYDKLILEIWTDGSVIPEDALAYSAKILKDQLSVFINFDESVTDVHTSTSKQDEELNPNLFKTIDDLELPMRASNCLKGAGINLVGELVQKTESELLKMKNFGRKSLDDIWRVLNSLGLEFGMKLENFEEKYQEWKKRKEEDEA, encoded by the coding sequence ATGATTATTCAAAGCAGTGACAAGCTCATTAATACAAGAAATTGGTCTGAACTTGTAAAGCCAGATCAGCTTGTCCGCGATGCAAAGTCAAATGACTCTTATGGTAAGTTTATATGTGAACCTCTTGAAAGAGGTTTTGGTACAACTATAGGCAATGCTTTGCGTCGTGTACTACTTTCATCCTTGCAGGGAGCTGCTATTGTAGCCATAAAAATTCAAGGCATTCAACACGAGTTTACAACAATACCTGGAGTAATTGAAGATGTTACTGATATCGTGCTTAATTTAAAACAAGTACGATTTGCCATGACAACTGATGAGCCACAAAAGTTGCGGTTGATAGCTAATGAAAAAGGCGAAGTTAAGGCTTCTGCGATACAAGAAAATCAAAATGTAAAAGTATTAAATCCTGATCTACACATAGCTACTTTGACAGATGATATTGATTTTGTAATTGATATGGAAGTTAGAATGGGTAAAGGTTATGTTCCAGCTGAAATGCATGAAGGTTTGGATGATCAGATTGGTGTAATCCCAATGGATGCTACTTTTTCACCCATTAAAAAGGTAGCTTATAGCATAGAGCAGGCTCGTGTCGGCCAGATGACCAACTATGACAAGCTGATTCTGGAGATTTGGACAGATGGTTCCGTGATACCAGAGGATGCACTTGCTTACAGTGCTAAAATCTTAAAAGATCAATTATCAGTTTTTATCAATTTTGATGAGTCTGTGACAGATGTTCATACTTCAACCTCTAAACAAGATGAAGAATTGAATCCGAATCTTTTTAAGACAATTGATGACTTAGAGCTTCCTATGCGGGCAAGCAATTGTCTGAAAGGAGCAGGAATCAACTTGGTTGGAGAATTAGTCCAAAAAACAGAATCAGAGTTACTCAAGATGAAAAATTTTGGTCGGAAGTCTCTTGATGATATCTGGCGAGTATTAAATAGTTTAGGCTTGGAATTTGGTATGAAGCTAGAAAATTTTGAAGAAAAATATCAAGAATGGAAAAAGAGGAAGGAAGAAGATGAGGCATAG